One stretch of Prunus persica cultivar Lovell chromosome G1, Prunus_persica_NCBIv2, whole genome shotgun sequence DNA includes these proteins:
- the LOC18790862 gene encoding protein ENHANCED DISEASE RESISTANCE 2-like yields MCPTTKQKHRNSVADHVGKCSRSDESTTTTADWISESIHSGSLRHVDLTTGTNGWASPPGDLFSLRTKNYLTKKQKGPAGDYLLTPCGTDWLRSSTKLDNVLARPDNRVANALRKAQAQGKSMKSFIFAVNLQVPGKDQHSAVFYFATEDPIPSSSLLYRFINGDDSFRNQRFKIVNRIVKGPWIVEKTVGNYSACLLGKALTCNYHRGPNYLEIDVDIASSGIAKAILRLALRYVTSVTIDMGFVVEGQAEDELPEKLVGAVRVCQMEMSSATVVDAPHGPAAVRGLSFAKVNHHKSGDDDDDD; encoded by the coding sequence ATGTGTCCAACAACCAAGCAAAAGCATCGGAACTCCGTCGCCGATCACGTCGGAAAATGCTCCAGATCCGACGAGTCCACAACTACCACCGCCGATTGGATCTCCGAGTCCATCCACAGTGGATCACTGCGCCACGTGGACCTCACCACCGGAACCAATGGCTGGGCCTCACCTCCCGGCGACCTATTCTCTCTCCGCACAAAGAACTACTTGACGAAAAAGCAAAAAGGCCCCGCCGGCGACTACCTACTCACGCCGTGCGGCACAGACTGGCTCAGATCCAGCACCAAACTCGACAACGTACTCGCTCGCCCCGATAACCGCGTGGCCAACGCGTTGCGGAAGGCCCAGGCACAAGGCAAGTCCATGAAGAGCTTCATTTTCGCGGTGAATCTACAAGTCCCCGGTAAGGACCAGCACAGCGCGGTGTTCTACTTCGCCACAGAGGATCCTATCCCCTCCAGTTCGCTCCTATACCGGTTCATCAACGGGGATGACTCGTTCAGGAACCAGCGGTTCAAGATCGTGAATCGGATTGTGAAAGGGCCGTGGATCGTCGAGAAGACGGTGGGGAATTACAGTGCGTGTTTGTTGGGGAAGGCGCTGACGTGTAATTACCATAGAGGACCTAACTACCTTGAAATTGACGTGGATATCGCGAGCTCGGGGATCGCCAAGGCCATTCTGAGACTCGCATTGAGATACGTGACGAGCGTAACGATTGACATGGGGTTTGTGGTGGAGGGGCAGGCAGAGGATGAGCTGCCCGAGAAGTTAGTCGGCGCGGTCAGGGTTTGCCAGATGGAGATGTCGTCGGCGACGGTGGTGGACGCGCCGCATGGTCCAGCCGCAGTGCGTGGACTGAGCTTTGCGAAGGTGAATCATCATAAGTCCggcgacgacgacgacgacgattGA
- the LOC18789619 gene encoding uncharacterized protein LOC18789619 yields the protein MRNVFATLKRHRHVTLLSQTLRHDRNMETIIPKCIPLRCHKYVEIRWKQDNWFPYHWFPYQLLQRHCISTSVHGERPTAEYAKLRKESLETQFRHALGAYGSKSPFLALYRAAIVSFYVLKLTIWQCFVHDIKKRAVKFRQTLIHLGPFYIKLGQALSTRPDILPTVYCQELVKLQDQIPPFPTRFAIKSIESQLGGPISQLFADISPEPVAAASLGQVYKAHLHSGELVAVKVQRPGMSLALTLDALLFHMIGGQLKRFAKARKDLLVAVNEMVRHMFDEIDYIQEAKNADRFASLYASRPSDGQKGDSKPTARRTLKHKEANTIKVPKIYWDLTCKGVLTMEWIDGIKLTDDVGLKMAGLNRKKLIDQGLYCSLRQLLEVGFFHADPHPGNLVATNSGALVYFDFGMMGEIPRHYRVGLIQVLVHFVNRDSLGLANDFLSLGFIPEGVDVQSVADALQASFSDRTRQSQDFQGIMDQLYDIMYEFNFSLPPDYALVIRALGSLEGTAKVLDPAFKVIESSYPFVIGRLLADPNPDMRRILRQLLIRNDGSIRWNRLERLIAAISEQASESAEEHPNSGESSPNPLRSKSFDMHAVVAATEDLLRFILSEKGQRVRVFLVRDIIHAADAFIQDEVVGCMFDEKPEARGSPESEGHDTLKRVVIGFRYLRQAVKLAPEVWTEMLVRMALTSEVHRFTLDILSSLIIHLKGKIPETTWVCISRLMHKMAKNRSSSEF from the exons ATGAGGAATGTCTTTGCTACGCTCAAGCGTCACCGCCATGTCACTCTGCTATCCCAAA CTTTACGCCATGACAGAAATATGGAGACCATTATACCAAAATGCATACCATTGAGATGCCATAAGTATGTTGAAATTAGATGGAAACAAGATAATTGGTTTCCATATCATTGGTTTCCATATCAGTTGTTACAACGACATTG TATTTCCACCAGCGTGCATGGTGAAAGGCCAACTGCAGAGTATGCAAAGTTGAGGAAGGAATCACTAGAAACTCAATTTAGGCATGCTCTTGGAGCTTACGGCTCCAAAAGTCCATTTTTGGCTTTGTATAGAGCAGCAATTGTTTCATTTTATGTGTTGAAGCTGACAATCTGGCAATGCTTTGTCCATGACATAAAAAAACGCGCCGTCAAG TTTCGGCAAACTCTTATCCACTTGGGACCTTTCTACATCAAG CTCGGGCAGGCTTTGAGCACTAGGCCGGATATATTACCAACCGTATACTGCCAAGAGCTTGTTAAGTTACAG GATCAAATACCCCCATTTCCAACGCGTTTTGCAATTAAATCTATTGAATCTCAGCTGGGTGGTCCCATTTCACAACTTTTTGCTGACATCAGCCCAGAGCCTGTTGCAGCAGCATCCTTAGGGCAGGTCTATAAAG CTCACCTGCACTCTGGGGAGCTGGTAGCCGTTAAAGTACAAAGGCCTGGTATGTCACTTGCATTGACCCTTGATGCCTTATTATTCCATATGATCGGGGGCCAATTAAAGCGATTTGCTAAGGCCCGCAAAGATCTACTTGTAGCAGTGAATGAGATG GTGAGGCATATGTTTGATGAAATCGATTACATCCAAGAGGCAAAAAATGCTGACCGTTTTGCTTCTCTCTATGCTTCACGCCCAA GTGATGGGCAAAAAGGTGATTCAAAGCCTACAGctaggagaactcttaaacatAAAGAGGCAAACACTATAAAAGTTCCAAAAATATATTGGGACCTTACCTGTAAGGGTGTGCTTACAATGGAGTGGATTGATGGAATTAAGCTTACTGATGACGTTGGCCTAAAGATGGCTGGCCTGAACAGAAAAAAACTAATTGACCAG GGATTATACTGCTCTTTGAGACAATTGCTTGAGGTGGGATTTTTTCATGCCGACCCGCATCCTGGTAACCTAGTTGCCACTAATAGTGGTGCTCTTgtgtattttgattttggaatgATGGGTGAAATTCCTCGACATTATCGTGTTGGACTTATTCAAGTG CTTGTGCACTTTGTTAATCGTGACTCCCTGGGTTTGGCAAAtgactttctttctttgggaTTTATACCTGAAGGGGTTGATGTACAATCAGTTGCCGATGCCTTGCAAGCATCCTTTAGTGACCGGACTAGACAGTCTCAAGATTTCCAG GGAATAATGGACCAACTCTACGATATTATGTATGAATTTaacttctctcttcctccgGACTATGCCCTGGTGATAAGGGCCCTGGGATCACTAGAAGGCACTGCCAAAGTCCTCGATCCTGCTTTCAAAGTCATTGAGAGTTCATATCCTTTTGTGATTGGAAGACTTCTGGCTGACCCAAATCCTGACATGAGAAGAATTTTAAGACAGCTTCTCATACGTAATGATGGATCCATAAGGTGGAATAGGCTAGAACGCCTG ATTGCAGCAATATCTGAACAGGCTTCTGAATCTGCTGAGGAGCACCCTAATTCTGGGGAGAGTTCTCCAAATCCGTTGAGAAGTAAATCATTTGACATGCATGCTGTTGTTGCCGCCACTGAAGATCTTTTACGCTTCATTCTCTCTGAGAAGGGTCAGAGGGTGCGTGTATTCCTTGTTCGGGATATAATTCATGCAGCTGATGCTTTTATTCAGGATGAAGTTGTCGGTTGCATGTTCGACGAGAAGCCTGAAGCCAGAGGCTCACCTGAGTCTGAG GGACACGACACGCTCAAAAGGGTCGTAATTGGGTTTCGGTATCTCCGTCAAGCTGTAAAGTTGGCCCCAGAGGTGTGGACAGAAATGCTTGTACGCATGGCACTCACATCCGAGGTTCATAGATTTACATTAGACATTCTTTCATCGCTGATCATTCATTTGAAAGGCAAAATCCCAGAAACTACTTGGGTTTGTATATCTAGACTAATGCACAAGATGGCAAAAAACCGCAGCTCttctgaattttga